From the genome of Phreatobacter cathodiphilus, one region includes:
- a CDS encoding TonB-dependent receptor: MRPARLALSSASLLILAVAVTPAAAQTALPEILIEAPRNPDGATRDLGLTDGQLQVIDRAFVPVTVIPEAEIRRNGGGTLGDQLATTPGVTGSSFAPGGASRPIIRGLDNARIRVQENGIGAQDVSDLSEDHAVPIDPLAAERIEVVRGPAALRFGSQAIGGVVNVTNERIPTRLGPPGVSGMMTGGLSSVDRGIDGAARVRGSSGQWAFSADVFGRNAGDYATPQGRQDNSFARTFGGSFGASYFFDQGYIGAAISQFRSLYGIPGASSAPDRVRIDMIQTRLASRGEIRFDGSVVDNVRFWLGGSLYRHNEQALELGSFATASTFRNQELEGRVETAFRPFQTGLGTLNTTVGVQFGAQSLGTSGEAGGLLAPTNTRTAAVFLFNELALTQTTRLQAAARIEQARVSGTASLFPAGFDPAGGAPVEFGAVRNFTPMSASLGLLQTLPGGWVASLTGQYVERAPRAQELYSKGPHEASGTFEIGNPNLSKERAQTIELGLRRAQGAWRVDATAYYTRYSGFIYKRLTGLTCDDDFATCGSGGGTELRQLVFSQQDATFYGVELRGQVDLGEIAGGTFGVEGQYDFVRATFADGTNVPRIPPHRLGGGLFWRDANWFARVSLLHAFAQNQIAAEETATAGYNLLNAEISYRMDLKPGRGAQSLTFGLVGTNLLNADIRNHVSFKKDEVLMPGRGVRFFTTVRF; this comes from the coding sequence ATGCGCCCCGCCCGTCTCGCCCTCTCGTCGGCAAGCCTCCTGATCCTCGCCGTGGCCGTCACGCCGGCCGCGGCACAGACGGCTTTGCCCGAGATCCTGATCGAGGCGCCGCGCAATCCCGACGGCGCGACGCGCGACCTCGGCCTCACCGACGGCCAGTTGCAGGTGATCGACCGCGCCTTCGTCCCCGTCACGGTGATCCCGGAGGCGGAAATCCGCCGCAACGGCGGCGGCACGCTCGGCGACCAGCTCGCCACCACGCCGGGCGTCACCGGATCGAGCTTCGCCCCCGGCGGCGCCAGCCGGCCGATCATCCGCGGCCTCGACAATGCCCGCATCCGCGTCCAGGAGAACGGCATCGGCGCCCAGGACGTCTCCGACCTCTCCGAGGACCATGCCGTGCCCATCGATCCGCTCGCCGCCGAGCGCATCGAGGTGGTCCGCGGCCCGGCGGCGCTGCGCTTCGGCTCGCAGGCGATCGGCGGCGTCGTCAACGTCACCAACGAGCGTATCCCGACCCGCCTCGGCCCGCCCGGCGTCTCCGGCATGATGACCGGCGGCCTCTCCTCCGTGGATCGCGGCATCGACGGCGCCGCCCGCGTCCGCGGCTCGTCCGGCCAATGGGCCTTCTCGGCCGACGTCTTCGGCCGCAATGCCGGCGATTACGCGACCCCGCAGGGCCGCCAGGACAATTCCTTCGCCCGCACCTTCGGCGGCTCCTTCGGCGCCTCCTACTTCTTCGACCAGGGCTATATCGGCGCCGCCATCTCGCAGTTCCGCTCGCTCTACGGCATTCCCGGCGCCAGCTCGGCGCCGGACCGGGTGCGCATCGACATGATCCAGACGCGCCTCGCCTCCAGGGGCGAGATCCGCTTCGACGGCTCGGTGGTCGACAACGTCCGCTTCTGGCTCGGCGGCTCGCTCTACCGCCACAACGAGCAGGCGCTCGAGCTCGGCTCCTTCGCCACCGCCTCCACCTTCCGCAACCAGGAGCTGGAAGGCCGCGTCGAGACGGCGTTCCGGCCGTTCCAGACCGGGCTCGGCACGCTCAACACCACCGTCGGCGTGCAGTTCGGCGCCCAGAGCCTCGGCACGTCGGGCGAGGCCGGCGGCCTGCTCGCGCCGACCAACACCCGCACCGCCGCTGTCTTCCTCTTCAACGAACTCGCCCTGACCCAGACGACGCGCCTCCAGGCCGCCGCCCGCATCGAGCAGGCGCGCGTCTCCGGCACCGCCTCGCTCTTCCCGGCCGGGTTCGATCCCGCCGGCGGCGCGCCGGTCGAGTTCGGTGCGGTGCGCAACTTCACGCCGATGAGCGCCAGCCTCGGCCTCTTGCAGACCCTGCCCGGCGGCTGGGTGGCGAGCCTCACCGGGCAATATGTGGAGCGCGCCCCGCGGGCCCAGGAGCTCTATTCCAAGGGGCCGCACGAGGCCTCCGGCACCTTCGAGATCGGCAATCCCAACCTGTCCAAGGAGCGGGCGCAGACCATCGAACTCGGCCTGCGCCGGGCGCAGGGCGCCTGGCGCGTCGACGCCACCGCCTATTACACCCGCTATTCCGGCTTCATCTACAAGCGCCTCACGGGCCTGACCTGCGACGACGACTTCGCCACCTGCGGCTCGGGCGGCGGCACCGAGTTGCGCCAGCTCGTGTTCTCCCAGCAGGACGCCACCTTCTACGGCGTCGAGCTGCGCGGCCAGGTCGACCTCGGCGAGATCGCCGGCGGCACCTTCGGCGTCGAGGGCCAGTACGACTTCGTCCGCGCCACCTTCGCCGACGGCACCAACGTGCCGCGCATCCCGCCGCACCGCCTCGGCGGCGGCCTGTTCTGGCGCGACGCCAACTGGTTCGCCCGCGTCAGCCTGCTGCACGCCTTCGCCCAGAACCAGATCGCCGCGGAGGAGACGGCCACGGCCGGCTACAACCTGCTCAACGCCGAGATCAGCTACCGCATGGACCTGAAGCCCGGCCGGGGCGCGCAGAGCCTCACCTTCGGCCTCGTCGGCACCAACCTGCTCAACGCCGACATCCGCAACCACGTGTCCTTCAAGAAGGACGAGGTGCTGATGCCGGGCCGCGGCGTGCGCTTCTTCACCACCGTCCGGTTCTGA